Part of the Quercus lobata isolate SW786 chromosome 6, ValleyOak3.0 Primary Assembly, whole genome shotgun sequence genome, gcggctactgttcatgtacagtacatgaacagtagccgcttgtGAGGGggaaaacgcgtgaaaaaaaaaaaaaaaaaaaaaaaaaaaacgtagaaACTGAAACACAACGCAGCAAACGccaacccaaacacacactaagtaTCCGTTTGGATACTGAGGTTTGTGCGTCtgcgttttctcttttttttttttagaagtgtgtTTCTCAAACTTTATTTCACACCAGTGGGTCCTGTGCATTGTTCACGAGACccacaaaccttttttttcaaaaactttttcattaaaaatgggtcccatgatactattcacatatttaaaaattattttgatacaatgtttttagttttcaactttttagCGGTATCTAAACAGACCCAAGTCTatgatattcttaaaaaaagaaaaaaaaattagaacagtTGGAGCTCAGCACGCACGTTTGGAGGTTAGCACGAACGTCAGCACTTACGTTTgaacctctctttttttattttttttaatagaagtcACTGCGATAGTTGCTGATTATGTATTTAAGGAACTCTCTGCTTTTCttcttcagtcaaaaaaaaactctctgcTTTTCTTTAACCCATTGACCCACTAATCATTTGAAATTATCTCTGAATGGCTCaaaaaagcaagattttgataATTGGAGGGACTGGATACATTGGAAAATACATAGTGGAGGAAAGTGCGAAAGCTGGGCACCCTACTTTTGCATTGGTCAGAGAAAACACAGCTTCTAATCCTGAAAAGTCTAAGCTCATTGAGAGCTTCAAGAGCTCTGGAGTGACACTTCTCTATGTATGTACAAAGTCTAGTTCTCCACAACTTGCGTGTGTGTTCAATACTTTGTCTTAGTATATTGATCTTGAAAGTCATGCGATTGTTTCACAGGGAGACATATATCATCATGAAAGCTTGGTGAAGGCAATCAAGCAAGCTGATGTAGTGATCTGTGCACTTGGATCACCAGAACAGATAGCTGATCAAGTGAAGATTGTTGCTGCCATCAAAGAAGCTGGAAATATCAAGGCAAGGCATACATCTTCCAAAAaactctttaatatatatatatatatatatattttttttttttttctctgtttgtttgtttgttttggtaaaGTGGTTTTTTTAGTTCTAACAACTTTGACCTTTGTATCAAGTAGTCCTTTTACTTTAAAATGATTTCCTCAATTCCcactatttttaaaattgtttcaaaaagatatttattaccataaaataattatatgaaaattaCTGATGTGAAGAATGGAATTCATGCCATGTCATAGGTCCATATCCTCAAATTGACCTCAACTTCATTAACTTCGTTTATTATGTCAGTAATTTACTTCTACCAAATGGTGGTAATGACTTTTTTGGAAGCATGTTAaagcaaaaatcaaaagttgatgaacaaatatgcaatttaactTCTTATGTTTGCTATTTGGCTAGTAATTCTTGAATTAAACTAGAAATTAAGAAATTTGCATTATATACAATGAAATATTAGTGGGTTTCAGAGGTTCTTCCCATCTGAGTTTGGAACTGATTTCGATCGTGTCCATGCGGTCGAGCCAGCTGCACATTTTTTCGGGGTCAAGGCCAGTGTGAGGAGATCAATCGAGGCTGAAGGAATTCCATATACCTACCTTGTGTCCAATGGCTTTGCTGGCTACTTTTTACCCAACTTGGGAAATGTACTTACAAGTGCCACAGCTCCTCCTAGGGACAAAGTAGAAATAATTGGAGATGGAAACCCCAAAAGTATTAGcataaaattcaattatctttCTCTTTAAACTTGTCGAGACTTTCTCATTTGCTTATGTTTGTATGTGCGTGCATGTGTGTGCCATTTACTAGATGTAAGTCAACTAGATCAACTACTTTTGTTAAAGATGAGAAAGTAATTGTAATTTTCCATGTTGACAGTAATTTTTGTCAAGGAAGAAGATATTGCGACTTACACCATAAAAGCAGTGGACGATCCAAGAACCTTAAACAAGATCGTCTATCTTAGACCccctgaaaatattttgtccATCAATGAGATTGTCTCCCTATGGGAAAAGAAGATTGGCAAGACCCTTGAGAAGACTTATCTTTTCGAGGATCAACTTCTGAAGAAAATCCAAGGTTAGTAAGAACAATTTCACCTGTTGATTTATAGTGTTTGCTTATGGATCTAATTTGGTTTGGATCATATATCTCCTCCTTGATCCCTTAGACGTGTGAGTTTTTTCGATCTAATTTGCTAGGATAATCCTTGTTACCTCATTTGTAATTAGGATAATTATCAGGAGAGTTgaatcttctttttcatttctttgtaCTGTTAGTCAAACCAGTTAACTGTAACACCAAAGATTCACATACTAGAGacaatgctaaaaaaatttaattagaagtGACTATGTGCACATCAGTTGTAACCAAGAAGCTGTATTTGACTATTTGTTT contains:
- the LOC115994034 gene encoding phenylcoumaran benzylic ether reductase POP1-like: MLTVIFVKEEDIATYTIKAVDDPRTLNKIVYLRPPENILSINEIVSLWEKKIGKTLEKTYLFEDQLLKKIQESSSPLNLNLSIVHSAFVKGDLTNFEIKASFGVEASELYPEVKYTTVDEYLDQFV